In the genome of Desulfotignum phosphitoxidans DSM 13687, one region contains:
- a CDS encoding MarR family winged helix-turn-helix transcriptional regulator, translating into MSLYKRTGALLFGTRLKRLSDKFFTDLSKIYRDQDIRFEASWFPVFYLLSSQKEVTISQIASELEITHPGASQIVTFLKKKGFVQIAQNKEDKRVKKVILTKSGKEKLHEIRPVWKALLETMNELPGIEGKPSNVLELLEELEKEMFRIDLVDLVEKKLQFDRFLEKIQIVPYTEAYHDALMSLALSWMAENPGTLPENVDWINRIHKAVYETQTHMILLAVHLERIIGACVAAIDSDTKTARLIFIFEEGQISDHIIQVLLDKTGFELAEKDISEITADVETANSNLLKLFQKNNFKLREIENGSAASFARLYRTMS; encoded by the coding sequence ATGTCTCTATACAAGAGGACAGGCGCACTCCTGTTCGGTACACGGCTGAAACGATTGAGTGACAAATTTTTCACTGATCTTTCAAAGATCTATAGAGATCAGGACATCCGTTTCGAGGCCAGTTGGTTTCCGGTATTCTATCTTCTGAGCAGTCAGAAAGAGGTGACAATCTCCCAAATTGCCAGTGAATTGGAAATTACTCACCCGGGGGCCAGCCAGATCGTCACATTTCTCAAAAAAAAAGGATTTGTCCAGATCGCCCAGAACAAGGAAGACAAGCGGGTCAAAAAAGTCATCCTCACGAAATCCGGAAAAGAAAAACTCCACGAAATCCGACCCGTATGGAAAGCCCTGCTGGAAACCATGAATGAATTGCCTGGAATTGAAGGCAAACCCTCCAACGTCCTTGAGCTGTTGGAAGAACTGGAAAAAGAAATGTTCCGTATTGACCTTGTGGACCTGGTTGAAAAAAAGCTGCAGTTTGATCGATTTCTGGAAAAAATACAGATTGTTCCCTATACAGAAGCATATCATGACGCACTTATGTCCCTGGCTCTTAGCTGGATGGCAGAAAACCCGGGTACCCTTCCTGAGAACGTTGATTGGATCAACCGGATTCATAAGGCCGTATACGAAACCCAAACCCACATGATTCTCCTGGCAGTTCACCTGGAACGGATCATCGGTGCCTGCGTGGCCGCTATTGACTCGGATACTAAAACCGCCCGATTGATATTCATATTTGAAGAAGGCCAGATTTCCGACCACATCATCCAGGTATTGCTGGATAAAACAGGTTTTGAACTGGCTGAAAAGGATATCTCAGAGATAACGGCAGACGTGGAGACCGCCAACTCCAATCTTTTAAAATTATTTCAAAAAAACAATTTTAAGCTCAGGGAAATAGAAAACGGGTCTGCCGCGTCCTTTGCCCGGCTTTATAGGACCATGAGTTAA
- a CDS encoding YjiH family protein: MKSAELNENIEDYSGTSKGFSMALKALLGSLAGVLIFFVPFSTSSDKSKIPLIIAIDFIKKMIGDNINYLTLGVIILLCVTWVLSKVSQNDFLKKYHAKDNNIIGFLFILAGIFTFMLTFKLGPEWFLHKDVGGLALYLGGSVFLTVSIAGILVLLLTEFGFLEFVGTLLEPLMRPVYRLPGRSAVDAVASFVAAPAVGIFITNKIYKNGYYTQRESASIATNFSVCSLGFFALLTSIGGIMEYLPHMIISSFIISFIIAAIVTRIPPLSRKKDVYFDGRPQTEDERTPIPYDGKIFNRAFDAAVAKASTTRLDMLYKSFWDAITFAQKIVAYVISIATVSLVVATYTPLFDYLGAPFAPILSLLQLPNAVEIAPAVLVSIAEIALPVIIISGGEVAAMSVFFICTLSTVQIIFFTESANAMLEADIPLSLMDLIVIFIIRTIVAIPLVAVATHIIF, from the coding sequence ATGAAATCTGCAGAACTAAACGAAAATATTGAAGATTACAGCGGGACATCAAAAGGTTTTTCAATGGCATTAAAAGCATTGCTCGGAAGCCTTGCCGGTGTATTGATTTTTTTCGTACCCTTCAGTACGTCGTCGGACAAATCCAAAATACCCCTTATCATTGCCATTGATTTTATCAAAAAGATGATTGGCGACAATATCAATTACCTTACCCTTGGTGTTATCATATTGCTGTGCGTAACCTGGGTACTCTCCAAGGTGTCGCAAAACGATTTCTTGAAAAAATATCATGCCAAGGACAACAATATCATTGGTTTCCTTTTTATTCTGGCAGGCATATTCACGTTTATGCTGACGTTTAAGCTGGGGCCTGAATGGTTTTTGCATAAAGATGTAGGCGGGTTAGCCCTCTATCTTGGGGGCAGCGTATTTTTAACTGTTTCCATAGCCGGAATATTAGTTTTGTTGCTTACAGAATTTGGTTTTTTGGAGTTCGTTGGAACATTGCTTGAGCCCTTGATGAGACCGGTATACAGGCTGCCGGGCAGGTCAGCGGTAGATGCGGTTGCTTCTTTTGTCGCAGCACCTGCGGTTGGTATTTTTATCACCAATAAGATATATAAGAACGGTTATTACACTCAGAGGGAATCCGCCAGTATTGCTACAAACTTCAGCGTTTGCAGCCTGGGCTTTTTTGCTCTCCTGACATCCATTGGCGGGATCATGGAATATCTTCCCCACATGATTATCAGTTCATTTATCATTTCTTTTATTATTGCCGCAATCGTCACCAGAATTCCGCCTTTGTCAAGAAAAAAAGATGTTTATTTTGATGGAAGACCCCAGACAGAGGACGAAAGAACACCCATACCCTATGATGGAAAAATTTTTAATAGAGCCTTTGATGCAGCGGTGGCAAAAGCATCCACAACCCGGCTTGATATGCTTTACAAGAGTTTCTGGGATGCGATCACCTTTGCCCAGAAAATCGTAGCCTATGTTATATCTATTGCAACCGTTTCCTTGGTTGTTGCAACCTATACGCCTTTGTTTGATTACCTTGGCGCCCCTTTTGCACCAATTCTGTCTCTCTTGCAACTACCCAATGCTGTAGAAATTGCACCAGCTGTATTGGTATCTATTGCGGAAATCGCGCTTCCCGTCATTATTATTTCCGGCGGTGAAGTTGCAGCAATGAGTGTTTTTTTTATCTGCACCCTTTCAACCGTACAGATTATATTTTTTACGGAAAGTGCCAATGCCATGCTTGAAGCCGATATCCCATTAAGTTTGATGGATCTGATTGTCATCTTTATAATCAGAACAATCGTTGCAATTCCCTTGGTGGCGGTTGCGACCCATATTATTTTTTAA
- a CDS encoding acyl-CoA dehydrogenase family protein, whose translation MTLLQSDQLEALRKEIRQFAQKELAPFEQDVETNNQIPEHILTKMRKKGYFGLTIPKEYGGMGMGKTAFCTVEEELARTHFAFMDIISLNNGLGSRSIVLDGNEEQKKKYLPRLASGEWISSFALTEPNAGSDAASITTMAEKKGDVYLLNGMKHFITNAPIADVFIVIAVTDPEKGPKGGISAFIVEKDFPGISIGNVHQSMGMQGSHKSELIFKNTPVPAQNLIGTEGRGLTVALKTVDEGRMGVAATSVGMATRLLDMAVEYASSEKFNGKPLARYQSFEWLLADMATELYAARTMLYKTAEKMDRKEDAQLEVAMCKLYGSEMVGRVVEKAMEIFGKDGCLFENVVERILRDARILRIFEGTAEIHRIIIGRKLLTGQRPS comes from the coding sequence ATGACCCTTTTGCAATCAGATCAATTGGAAGCGCTCAGAAAGGAAATCCGGCAGTTTGCACAAAAAGAGCTGGCGCCGTTTGAGCAGGATGTTGAAACCAATAACCAGATTCCCGAGCATATTCTGACCAAAATGAGGAAGAAGGGCTATTTCGGATTGACCATCCCCAAAGAATACGGGGGCATGGGCATGGGCAAAACCGCCTTTTGCACAGTGGAAGAGGAACTGGCCAGGACCCATTTTGCCTTTATGGATATCATTAGTCTCAATAACGGGTTGGGATCCAGAAGCATTGTTTTGGACGGTAACGAAGAGCAGAAAAAAAAATATTTACCCAGACTTGCCAGTGGCGAATGGATCTCGTCCTTCGCTCTGACCGAGCCAAATGCCGGATCTGATGCTGCCAGTATAACCACTATGGCTGAAAAAAAAGGGGATGTATACCTTCTCAACGGCATGAAACATTTTATAACCAATGCCCCTATTGCCGATGTGTTCATTGTCATTGCCGTCACCGATCCGGAAAAAGGCCCCAAGGGAGGGATTTCTGCTTTTATCGTGGAAAAAGATTTTCCCGGCATTTCCATCGGCAATGTTCATCAGTCCATGGGTATGCAAGGCTCCCACAAAAGCGAGCTCATTTTTAAGAACACTCCGGTGCCGGCTCAAAATCTCATCGGAACCGAGGGTAGAGGATTGACTGTGGCCCTGAAGACCGTTGACGAAGGGCGGATGGGGGTTGCTGCCACCTCGGTGGGTATGGCTACAAGGCTCTTGGACATGGCTGTAGAATATGCGTCTTCCGAAAAGTTCAATGGTAAGCCCCTTGCAAGGTACCAGTCTTTTGAATGGCTTCTGGCCGACATGGCCACAGAACTCTACGCCGCCAGAACCATGCTCTATAAAACAGCTGAGAAAATGGACCGAAAGGAAGATGCTCAGTTGGAAGTGGCCATGTGCAAACTCTACGGATCTGAGATGGTGGGCCGGGTCGTTGAAAAAGCAATGGAGATTTTCGGAAAAGACGGGTGCCTTTTTGAAAACGTGGTGGAACGGATTCTACGGGATGCAAGGATTTTACGGATCTTCGAAGGGACTGCGGAAATTCACCGCATTATCATTGGACGTAAACTGCTCACAGGCCAGCGGCCCTCATAA